GCCACTGTCCGTGAGAAGAAGAAAATCCGATCTGACGGCCCGTGTCAACGGGAATCTCCGGCTGGAATTCGGGGACGTCACGTTGACGTCGTACGCGGGCCTGGAGTTGTTCGGCCGGTATCTGCGGCAGTCGCATTTCAATCAGCTGATCCGGCACGCGTGCGCCGATACGCCGCTGGGCGGCGATTTCGGTGTGGTGGCGATGATTCGGCTGCTGCTCGCCCTCGTGGTGCTCGGAGGCCGACGCCTGCGGCATCTGGCCTACCTGGCGGATGACGTGGCCGTGCAGCGGTTCGCGGGGCTGCGCGTGGTGCCGACGGCGCGGACGGTGAGCCGATGGTCGCAGAGCTTCTCCATGAAGACCGTGACGACGCTGCAAGTGCTGAATGCCGCCGTCATTGGCCGCGTGGTCCCGCGTCAGGCATGGCGCACGCTGACCGTCGATGTCGATGGCACGGTCGTCTCGACCGGCTTGCAGGTCGAGCGGGCGCGCCGGGGGTTCAATCCGCATCACCGCAAGGTGCCGAGCTACTACCCGATCGTGGCGCACCTGGCGGAAACGACGCATGTCCTGCGCGTCCAGAATCGGTCGGGCGATGTCCATGATGGCAAGGCCTCGTTGCCCTTCCTGCGGGATCTGTGGACCCAGATCCGCCCGATGGTCCGGCAGGCCGGCGACCTCCGGTTTCGCTTCGATGGCGCGTTTTTCCGCCAGGATGTGCTGCGCTGGCTGACCAGCCGGGGCGCCGGGTACGCGATCAAAGTCCCGTTCTATCAGTGGCTCGACCTGCAAGCCTACATTCGGCAGGCGTCGGCGTGGACGAGGGTGGCGGCTGACGTGTGGGGCTTCACCATCCCCCTGGCTGTGACCCCGTGGGCGACGACCCTCGCCGTCACCATTTATCGGAAGCGCGTGCACCATCGGTCTCCGAAGAACTACCAACTCGATCTGTTTGACCCCAATGACGGCCACTGGGAATACTCGGCGGTGGCCAGCAACCTCGACTTTGCGATCCGCCCGCTGTGGCATTTCATGTGTGGGCGGGGGCTCCAGGAAAAGACCCTGGGGCAACTCAAGAGCGGCTTGGCGTTTCAGACCGTGCCCACCCAGGCCTATGCCGCCAACAGCGCGTGGCAGCAAGTCGTCACCCTCGCACACAACCTCTTGATCAACTTCCAGATCGAAACCGGGGCCGCCTGCCGGCGGCCGACCCGGAAACGGACCGTCCTGCCACGCCTGCAGTCGATCCAGACCCTGCGCTTCGTGCTCTTTCACCGTGCCGCGCAACTACTCCGCCCGGCCGGCACCGCGGTGCTACGATTGACCGACAATCCCGCGACGCGGGCGGCCTTCACTCGAATAGAACAGGCCCTCGCGCGCGCGGCGTAGTTTTTGTCACATCAAGGTTAGACATGCCGATGCGACACTGGCGAATGCTCCGAAACGTTGTTCTGGCGCTGATCCGTGGGACTTCATTACTGCCGGCCGCTTCCTCGTGCTCGTATTCTGGAAATGAGGTATGGCATGCGACTGGGATCTTTCCGCGGCCTTGCCGCCATCACGTGCGGCCTCTCTACATGTGTCATCCTCTCAGCGCAGTCGTCAATGGGGCGCCTCGCAGAGATGGCGGCAGCTGCGAAGGCGAGAGGCGAGAACCACGTAGTGCGCGAGATGATGATGGTTGACATTCCGTTCGAAACTGGGCTTAAGGAAGTCATCCAGACGAACTCTCTCGTTCTAGCAACACTCGTTGGACGTCCCGCAGTACAGGTCGTGCAACCTGACTTCATCGAAACCTGGCGCGTCCTGCGTCTCGTCCGCGCGCTCGCTTCAGGCCCGTCGGCGCCCTCTGCTTTCTGTTCGCAGCAACTTCCGGCTAGCTTGTCCCTGCGTTCCGGTGAACTCGCGCTCGGCCTCGTCTCTGGTTCGACAACGATCGATGGAGTATCTGTCACGGTCCGGGGCGTCTTCTCCCGACTTGAGTTCACAACAGCGAGACAGTATCTGTTGGTCGGAACACAATGCCCCTCTGGTGTGTTCGCACTGCACCATGGCGCCTCTAGCGTACTTTATGTGTCCCCGGCTGGCCGTGTCACT
The DNA window shown above is from Acidobacteriota bacterium and carries:
- a CDS encoding IS1380 family transposase; the encoded protein is MRRRKSDLTARVNGNLRLEFGDVTLTSYAGLELFGRYLRQSHFNQLIRHACADTPLGGDFGVVAMIRLLLALVVLGGRRLRHLAYLADDVAVQRFAGLRVVPTARTVSRWSQSFSMKTVTTLQVLNAAVIGRVVPRQAWRTLTVDVDGTVVSTGLQVERARRGFNPHHRKVPSYYPIVAHLAETTHVLRVQNRSGDVHDGKASLPFLRDLWTQIRPMVRQAGDLRFRFDGAFFRQDVLRWLTSRGAGYAIKVPFYQWLDLQAYIRQASAWTRVAADVWGFTIPLAVTPWATTLAVTIYRKRVHHRSPKNYQLDLFDPNDGHWEYSAVASNLDFAIRPLWHFMCGRGLQEKTLGQLKSGLAFQTVPTQAYAANSAWQQVVTLAHNLLINFQIETGAACRRPTRKRTVLPRLQSIQTLRFVLFHRAAQLLRPAGTAVLRLTDNPATRAAFTRIEQALARAA